Below is a window of Methylosinus sp. PW1 DNA.
CTGAAATCGAGCCCATGGCGCGGCGCGAGCGTGCGCAGGCGATCCTGCGCGGCGAGGCGCGCGAGGTCCGCGGCGTAGAAGTCGAGCGCTCCGCTCGCGCGATCTGTCGTCACTCGATCCTTCCCGGGTCGCCCGGATATTCGTCGCGACTTTCCTCGCGCCGGGGGAGCCGGTTAAATAGCCGGGCGGCGACGGGACGGCAAGAAAGCCCGGCGCCCCGCTTTTCATCCGATCGAAACTTGAAAAACCTTCCCGCCAACGCGATCTGAGCAGAAAGAGGATTCCCATGTCCATCGACGACTGCCGAGCCGAGGCCGATCCGCCGTCGCGGATCGCTTGGCCGCCTTTGCTGCTCCTCGCGGCGATCGCCGGCGGGGCGCTGCTCGATCTGCTGCGGCCGCTCTCCGAGGACGCCTGGCCGCTCAGCGCGCGCATCGCCGGCGGCCTCATCGTCGCGCTCGCGCTCGCCAATGATCTCTGGTGCGCGTCGCTGATGCGCCGGCAAGGCACCACGATCCGGCCCGATCGCGCCGTCTCGAGCCTCGTCACCGCAGGGCCCTACCAATGGTCGCGCAATCCCATTTATGTGTCGCATGTGGCGCTGATCGCGGGCCTCGGCCTCGCCCTCGGCTCGACATGGATGCTCCTGCTCACGCCCGTGGCGGCCGTTCTGCTGCAGCGGCTGGCGATAGAGCGGGAAGAGCGCCATTTGTCGCAACGGTTCGGCGCCGAGTTCGACGCCTATGTCGCGAGAACGCGCCGCTGGTTGTAGACTGAGGCGAGAGGAGCTGAATCTGATGGCCGA
It encodes the following:
- a CDS encoding isoprenylcysteine carboxylmethyltransferase family protein produces the protein MSIDDCRAEADPPSRIAWPPLLLLAAIAGGALLDLLRPLSEDAWPLSARIAGGLIVALALANDLWCASLMRRQGTTIRPDRAVSSLVTAGPYQWSRNPIYVSHVALIAGLGLALGSTWMLLLTPVAAVLLQRLAIEREERHLSQRFGAEFDAYVARTRRWL